The Fusobacterium sp. JB019 genome has a segment encoding these proteins:
- a CDS encoding MBL fold metallo-hydrolase, whose translation MKVIEDDKITNIFIDSGFKGTYIRGVKPEIKKISDNNGEIDIFIITHVDQDHIGGLLNFIENDNEKFDKIVKEVWFNCYTNDTFLDFSEKISFSQGLKLKDYLIKNDKFNDKLYFFNKKNIERNNISFLILSPNREILKNFLLGMKKEEEVSKKIASKNNDYSCDIEELYNETFKENLTIENLSSLAFIISINNRNFLFSGDASAKIMYSSLKDLGYSKDNKLKLDYFKLPHHGSENNLSKELLEIIECYSFIISTNGDHNNNPTKMALSRILLNKERNIEKTISFIFNYNNEVLKGIFSEEEKKKYNFKCLFPEGGEHAYTITIK comes from the coding sequence TTGAAGGTAATAGAAGATGATAAAATTACTAATATTTTTATAGATTCAGGTTTTAAAGGGACATATATAAGAGGAGTTAAGCCTGAAATAAAAAAAATTAGTGATAATAATGGGGAGATAGATATTTTCATTATTACTCATGTGGATCAAGATCATATAGGGGGATTATTAAATTTTATAGAAAATGATAATGAAAAATTTGATAAAATAGTAAAAGAGGTTTGGTTTAATTGTTATACCAATGATACTTTTCTAGATTTTAGTGAAAAGATAAGTTTTTCACAAGGACTTAAATTAAAAGATTACTTAATTAAAAATGATAAATTTAATGATAAATTATATTTTTTTAATAAAAAAAATATAGAGAGAAATAACATATCTTTCTTAATACTTTCTCCAAATAGGGAAATTCTTAAAAATTTTTTATTAGGAATGAAAAAAGAAGAAGAGGTTTCTAAAAAAATAGCTTCAAAAAATAATGATTATTCTTGTGATATTGAAGAATTATATAATGAAACTTTTAAAGAAAATTTAACTATCGAAAATTTATCAAGTTTAGCTTTCATTATTTCAATTAATAATAGGAATTTTTTATTTTCAGGAGATGCTTCTGCAAAAATTATGTATAGTTCTTTAAAAGATTTGGGATATTCTAAAGATAATAAATTAAAGTTAGATTATTTTAAACTTCCTCACCATGGAAGTGAAAATAATTTAAGTAAAGAATTATTAGAAATTATAGAGTGCTATAGTTTTATTATTTCTACAAATGGAGATCATAATAATAACCCAACAAAAATGGCTTTATCAAGAATATTATTAAATAAGGAAAGGAATATAGAAAAAACGATAAGTTTTATTTTTAATTATAATAATGAAGTATTAAAGGGGATATTTTCAGAAGAAGAAAAGAAAAAATATAATTTTAAATGTCTTTTTCCAGAAGGGGGAGAACATGCATACACAATTACAATTAAATGA
- a CDS encoding ATP-binding cassette domain-containing protein yields the protein MINYYGLNINNLKNIDITFPENKITVITGVSGSGKSSLVFDSIYALSRNTYLDLMFPELSSLGQKINYFNDFHCDKILPSVSMKQIKVNNNVRSTVGTLTKISEMLRQIFVIILKSKGKDVLSSQFSPNTPYGACKECNGLGIIYDIDLTKIIDFEKSIDEGAVLFWKRKKEKDLFDQTLIKICEMGYLNIGKKIKDFSEKEYNFLMKGKIKDRIELKFRSSKGKIKKRKVTFLGVLEELLKYKEKHSASQIKEGINKEYFLEKNCKECNGSGIRKENLEDRICELNYSEVENLTFKELKIWLNKVKKENILVKEIINIMLIKIKNIIKCNLEYISINRRTISLSGGEYQRIRLASAINDSVSNMLFIFDEPSSGLHPKDIDLVIKNILKIKENNNTIIIVEHNNYFINKADYIIDIGPKAGIYGGEVLYNGPLNKFKNIEKSATFNYRNGISLKIKDKTKSAYQKIIFKNLKGNNIKDMTLFLKDNQINALVGVSGSGKSTLLELLEGALKKRKYELKDKDFINYKVVKVEQTPISRNSRSIVSTYLNIYDEIRKLFSKCEDKNGKKYKNSFFSFNIEGGRCEFCKGNGVIKYSLDFMEDIYEKCEVCKGKRFNKEALSIKFKNKDIAEILDMTIKEGINFFKSNKKIYEVLKMMDDLGMGYIKLGQPSNSLSGGESQRIKLVSELGKLRKDKVIYMLDEPSSGLHLYDIEKLYKLFLKLKKTGDTIVIATHDIELIKLSDNIIELGPGSSADGGKLIANGTLEKIECCEESIIGKYLK from the coding sequence ATGATAAATTATTATGGCTTAAATATAAATAATTTAAAAAATATAGATATAACTTTTCCAGAAAATAAAATTACAGTTATAACAGGAGTTTCAGGAAGCGGAAAAAGCTCTTTAGTATTTGACTCGATTTATGCTTTAAGTCGAAATACATATTTAGATTTAATGTTTCCAGAATTATCTTCATTAGGTCAGAAAATAAATTATTTTAATGATTTTCATTGTGATAAAATTTTACCATCAGTATCAATGAAACAGATTAAGGTAAATAATAATGTTAGATCTACGGTTGGAACTTTAACTAAAATTTCAGAAATGTTAAGGCAAATTTTTGTAATTATCTTAAAATCAAAAGGAAAAGATGTTTTATCTTCACAGTTTTCACCAAATACACCTTATGGAGCATGTAAAGAATGTAATGGATTAGGAATAATATATGATATTGATTTAACTAAAATTATTGATTTTGAAAAAAGTATAGATGAGGGAGCTGTTTTATTCTGGAAGCGTAAAAAGGAAAAAGATTTATTTGATCAAACCTTAATTAAAATCTGTGAGATGGGTTATTTAAATATAGGCAAGAAAATTAAAGATTTTTCAGAAAAAGAGTATAATTTTTTGATGAAAGGAAAAATAAAAGATAGAATAGAATTGAAATTTAGAAGCTCAAAAGGAAAAATAAAAAAAAGAAAAGTAACTTTTTTAGGGGTGTTAGAAGAATTGTTGAAATACAAAGAAAAACATAGCGCTTCACAAATAAAAGAGGGAATAAATAAAGAATATTTTTTGGAAAAAAATTGTAAAGAATGTAATGGGTCTGGAATAAGAAAAGAAAATCTTGAGGATAGAATATGTGAATTGAATTATTCAGAAGTTGAAAATTTAACTTTTAAAGAATTAAAAATTTGGTTAAATAAAGTAAAAAAAGAAAATATTTTAGTAAAAGAAATAATTAATATTATGTTAATAAAAATTAAAAATATTATTAAATGTAATTTAGAATATATTTCAATAAATAGACGTACAATAAGTTTATCTGGAGGTGAATATCAAAGGATAAGATTAGCAAGCGCTATAAATGATTCTGTTTCAAACATGTTATTTATTTTTGATGAACCTTCTTCAGGACTTCATCCTAAAGATATAGATTTAGTTATTAAAAATATATTGAAAATTAAAGAAAATAATAATACTATAATTATAGTGGAACACAATAATTATTTTATAAATAAAGCAGATTATATTATAGATATTGGTCCAAAAGCTGGAATTTACGGAGGCGAAGTTTTGTATAATGGTCCATTAAATAAATTTAAAAATATAGAAAAATCTGCTACATTTAATTATAGAAATGGTATTTCTTTAAAAATAAAAGATAAAACTAAGAGTGCTTATCAAAAAATTATTTTTAAAAATTTAAAGGGAAATAATATAAAAGATATGACACTTTTTTTAAAAGATAATCAAATAAATGCTCTTGTAGGAGTTTCAGGAAGCGGTAAAAGTACACTTTTAGAATTATTAGAAGGGGCATTAAAAAAAAGAAAATATGAACTTAAAGATAAGGATTTTATAAATTATAAAGTTGTAAAAGTTGAACAAACTCCTATAAGTAGAAATTCAAGGTCAATAGTTTCCACTTATTTAAATATTTATGACGAAATAAGAAAATTATTTTCAAAATGTGAAGATAAAAATGGAAAGAAATATAAAAATAGTTTTTTTAGTTTTAACATTGAGGGAGGAAGATGTGAGTTTTGTAAAGGAAATGGAGTTATAAAGTATAGTTTAGATTTTATGGAAGATATTTATGAAAAATGTGAAGTTTGTAAAGGAAAAAGGTTCAATAAGGAAGCATTATCTATTAAATTTAAAAATAAAGATATAGCAGAAATTTTAGATATGACAATAAAAGAAGGTATAAATTTTTTTAAATCAAATAAAAAAATTTATGAAGTTTTGAAAATGATGGATGATTTAGGGATGGGTTACATAAAATTAGGTCAACCTTCGAATTCTTTGTCAGGTGGAGAATCTCAAAGAATAAAACTGGTATCAGAATTAGGCAAATTAAGAAAAGATAAAGTGATTTATATGTTGGATGAACCTAGTAGTGGTTTACATTTATATGATATTGAAAAATTGTATAAGTTATTTTTAAAATTAAAAAAAACAGGGGATACTATAGTTATAGCAACTCATGATATAGAACTCATAAAACTATCTGACAATATAATTGAATTAGGTCCAGGGAGTTCTGCTGATGGAGGGAAATTAATTGCTAACGGAACTTTAGAAAAAATAGAATGTTGTGAAGAGTCAATAATAGGAAAATATTTAAAATAA
- a CDS encoding ThiF family adenylyltransferase — protein sequence MKPRIRSSVGVVVNEGQIEFFKGNIRKSLIVKIDEKVSKLICSLDGESTVDEIADKYKMNNYTKKKFLKFLKFLKTNSIIVDDLEIKKTKDREIYSRVFSMLEDYFSSEEKVQMAWNNIKKSKVLVIGIGAVGSWIAANLIQSGVENLILMDNDKIEISNLHRQWGYIEEDIGKFKVEVLKKRLLDINEKANISIVKKMLCEETLNFFDGEKLDLIIDCADKPTVDQTAIWIGEYCMKKNIPHIIAGGYNLHVSLIGQTIIPYKTACVKCFEKQLKEQNDLDIANMKKLAIAGRKIGSLGPMCSISSSFSSLEAIKVLTKTITPTNINRRGEFNIYDMDVKYKEYKKLDNCEWCGKKGKYKKNK from the coding sequence ATGAAGCCTAGAATTAGAAGTTCTGTAGGAGTTGTAGTAAATGAAGGTCAAATTGAATTTTTTAAAGGTAATATTAGGAAAAGTTTAATTGTAAAAATAGATGAAAAAGTTTCTAAACTAATTTGTTCATTAGATGGAGAAAGTACAGTTGATGAAATAGCAGATAAATATAAAATGAATAATTATACTAAAAAAAAGTTTTTAAAATTTTTAAAATTTTTAAAAACTAATAGTATAATAGTTGATGATTTAGAGATAAAAAAAACTAAAGATAGAGAAATTTATTCTAGAGTTTTTTCAATGTTAGAAGATTATTTTTCTAGTGAAGAGAAAGTTCAAATGGCTTGGAACAATATAAAAAAATCTAAAGTACTAGTAATAGGGATAGGAGCAGTGGGAAGTTGGATTGCAGCAAATTTGATTCAATCAGGAGTAGAGAATTTAATTTTAATGGACAATGATAAAATTGAAATTTCAAATTTACATAGACAATGGGGATATATAGAAGAAGATATTGGAAAATTTAAAGTAGAGGTTTTGAAAAAAAGATTATTAGACATTAATGAAAAAGCTAATATTTCAATAGTCAAAAAAATGTTATGTGAAGAAACTTTAAATTTTTTTGATGGAGAAAAATTAGATTTGATTATTGATTGTGCAGATAAACCAACGGTAGATCAAACTGCTATTTGGATAGGAGAATATTGCATGAAAAAAAATATACCTCATATAATAGCTGGTGGATATAATTTACATGTTTCGTTAATAGGGCAAACAATAATTCCTTATAAAACCGCCTGTGTTAAATGTTTTGAGAAACAACTCAAAGAACAAAATGATTTAGATATTGCAAATATGAAAAAATTAGCTATTGCTGGTAGAAAAATTGGGAGTTTAGGGCCAATGTGCTCTATTTCATCGAGTTTTTCTTCCTTAGAAGCGATTAAAGTTTTAACTAAAACAATAACTCCTACAAATATAAATAGAAGAGGAGAGTTTAATATCTATGATATGGATGTTAAATATAAAGAGTATAAAAAACTAGATAATTGTGAATGGTGTGGAAAAAAAGGAAAATATAAAAAAAATAAGTAA
- a CDS encoding ThiF family adenylyltransferase encodes MFKIKDSIDIYTIQDNILLFYFINTRRLMEYKVNEKTINLIKLIDGEKDSKEIAEVYNQENNSEISVETVNKIMKFLVSINVVVEKKHNIIVDKRYERQINYLSEFNIGECAGINNQKKIEDSKIVIFGVGAMGGDIALLLAMAGVENFIILDFKKVKESDKCRHMYYRKSHVGKSKVQALKEEIQKINSKAKVKILFEKLIPNKNIDELIKSSTFVINTADEPYIGYTSLKISKKCVELRKPHYIAGGFNIHNMSTGELIIPGKTPCVSCYMNYFEKALKDWKPEQKKIRNEFIKYGGFASQSLFSSSYAAVQIIKFICGVKVEKNNYLTRGEMDIDTYKIKYLDVKKDPKCLVCGGILDEA; translated from the coding sequence ATGTTTAAAATCAAAGATAGTATAGATATTTATACAATACAAGATAATATCTTACTTTTTTATTTTATTAATACGAGAAGATTAATGGAATACAAAGTAAATGAAAAAACTATAAATTTAATTAAACTAATTGATGGAGAAAAAGATAGTAAGGAAATAGCTGAAGTTTATAATCAAGAAAATAATTCTGAAATAAGTGTTGAAACAGTTAATAAAATTATGAAATTTTTAGTTTCAATTAATGTAGTGGTTGAAAAAAAGCATAATATTATTGTTGATAAAAGATATGAAAGACAAATTAACTATTTAAGTGAATTTAATATAGGAGAGTGCGCAGGAATAAATAATCAAAAAAAAATAGAGGATTCTAAAATAGTTATTTTTGGTGTAGGTGCAATGGGGGGAGATATAGCATTATTGTTAGCTATGGCAGGAGTAGAAAATTTTATTATTTTAGATTTTAAAAAAGTTAAAGAATCAGATAAATGCAGACATATGTATTACAGAAAAAGTCATGTTGGAAAAAGTAAAGTTCAGGCTTTAAAAGAAGAAATACAAAAGATTAACTCAAAAGCAAAAGTAAAAATTTTATTTGAAAAATTAATACCAAATAAAAATATTGATGAATTAATAAAATCTTCTACTTTTGTGATTAATACAGCAGATGAGCCATATATTGGATATACATCGTTAAAAATATCAAAAAAATGTGTAGAGTTAAGAAAGCCCCATTATATAGCAGGTGGATTTAACATACATAATATGAGTACAGGAGAATTAATAATTCCTGGGAAAACTCCTTGTGTTAGTTGTTATATGAATTATTTTGAAAAAGCACTTAAAGATTGGAAACCTGAACAAAAAAAAATTAGAAATGAGTTTATCAAATATGGTGGTTTTGCTTCCCAAAGTTTATTTTCATCAAGTTATGCAGCAGTTCAAATTATAAAATTTATTTGTGGGGTTAAGGTAGAAAAAAATAATTATTTAACAAGAGGAGAAATGGATATAGATACTTACAAAATAAAGTATTTAGATGTGAAAAAAGATCCAAAATGTTTAGTGTGTGGAGGAATATTAGATGAAGCCTAG
- a CDS encoding type I restriction endonuclease subunit R, with protein sequence MSIESEATLENKLIEQLSNNGYSKVTITNEFDLHENFKKQLEKYNEIFLTDREFDKVLIHLQGDSIFEKAKKLRRPFPLQRDDGDMSYIEFFNQEDFSKNIFQVTNQVTMEGTYKNRYDVTILINGIPMVQIELKKRGIELKQAFNQINRYQDHSYKGLFNYIQIFVISNGVNTKYYSNNKDQSFKQTFYWTDENNKKISNLKDFTNIFLDKEHLNIMISKYIVLHETCKILMVLRPYQYYAVERILDTVHNSPNSNGYIWHTTGSGKTLTSFKASQILITKEEIDKVIFVVDRKDLDNQTMEEFNSFSKGSIDGTDSTKSLVSQLTDNTTPLVITTIQKLNNAISKHHLETKMKSVKDKRLIFIFDECHRSQFGDTHKKINNFFTSKQFFGFTGTPIFAVNAIHHKTTADLFEKPLHKYTIKDAIADDNVLGFSVEYYNTFKSKKLQDENGDDRYLDDIKVEGINTKEVFEAQERLENIVDFIISNHCRKTRDKEFNSIFAVNSIETLLKYYDIFKSKDHDLNIATIFTYADNEDNKNANGIAEEKTNKHTRERLDEIVNDYNKTFGTNHNLNKDNGFNAYFVDLSKKVKEKKIDILLVVNMFLTGFDSPRSNTLYVDKNLKYHNLIQAFSRTNRLLNETKSYGNIVCFRNLKKNTDEAIELYSNLDAKETVLMKDYREYVKDFNKYVDDLITLAPDVNDINDLNSEDDKYRFIEIYRNLLRVLNKLTTFSKFSYDDLNMTEQTFNDYKSKYLDLHYEVNKQKEKVSILNDIDFEIELTRKDYVNVSYIISLIKNLNSEDEGFLKDKEFILKTIESNPELRSKKELIEQFIEENRVNIVAGNKFDIEEKLKLFLQKEKERQISEFIALENLREESAKKIISDYEFSSKFNVGEIKKSFLGKVGLKEKREKINNVKHKIEEIMNTFNW encoded by the coding sequence ATGAGCATAGAAAGTGAAGCTACTTTAGAAAATAAACTAATAGAGCAGTTATCTAATAATGGCTATAGTAAAGTCACTATTACTAATGAATTTGATCTTCATGAAAACTTTAAAAAACAATTAGAAAAATATAATGAAATTTTCCTTACAGATAGAGAATTTGATAAAGTCTTAATTCACCTTCAAGGAGATAGTATCTTTGAAAAAGCTAAAAAATTAAGAAGACCTTTTCCTCTTCAAAGAGATGATGGAGATATGTCATATATTGAATTTTTTAATCAGGAAGATTTTTCTAAAAATATCTTCCAAGTGACAAATCAAGTTACTATGGAAGGAACATATAAAAATAGATATGATGTTACTATCCTTATAAATGGAATTCCCATGGTTCAAATTGAACTAAAAAAGAGAGGTATTGAATTAAAGCAAGCTTTCAACCAAATAAATAGGTACCAAGATCATTCTTATAAAGGCCTTTTTAATTACATTCAAATATTTGTAATTAGTAATGGAGTCAATACTAAATATTATTCAAATAATAAAGATCAATCCTTTAAACAAACTTTTTATTGGACTGATGAAAATAATAAAAAAATAAGTAACTTAAAAGATTTTACAAATATATTTTTAGATAAAGAGCATTTAAATATAATGATATCTAAATATATTGTATTACATGAAACTTGTAAAATTCTTATGGTCCTTAGGCCTTATCAATATTATGCAGTGGAAAGAATATTAGATACTGTTCATAATTCTCCTAATAGCAACGGATATATTTGGCACACTACTGGAAGTGGTAAAACTCTTACTTCTTTTAAAGCTAGTCAAATATTAATAACTAAAGAAGAAATAGATAAGGTTATATTTGTCGTTGATAGAAAAGATTTAGATAACCAAACAATGGAAGAATTTAATAGCTTTTCAAAAGGAAGTATCGATGGAACAGACAGTACTAAATCTCTAGTTTCTCAACTTACAGATAACACTACTCCTTTGGTTATAACTACTATACAAAAGCTTAATAATGCTATTAGCAAACATCATTTAGAAACTAAAATGAAAAGTGTTAAAGATAAGAGATTAATTTTCATATTTGATGAATGCCATAGAAGTCAATTTGGAGATACTCATAAAAAAATAAATAATTTTTTCACATCAAAACAATTCTTTGGTTTTACTGGAACACCTATATTTGCTGTAAATGCAATTCATCATAAAACTACAGCAGATCTATTTGAAAAACCCTTACATAAATATACTATTAAAGATGCTATTGCTGATGATAATGTCCTTGGTTTTTCTGTAGAGTATTATAATACTTTTAAAAGTAAAAAATTACAAGATGAAAATGGAGATGATCGTTATTTAGATGATATTAAAGTAGAAGGCATTAATACTAAAGAAGTTTTTGAAGCTCAAGAAAGGCTTGAAAATATAGTCGATTTCATAATTTCTAATCATTGTAGGAAGACAAGGGACAAGGAATTTAATAGTATTTTTGCTGTAAATTCCATTGAAACACTTTTAAAATATTATGATATATTTAAGTCTAAAGATCATGATTTAAATATAGCTACTATATTCACCTATGCAGATAATGAAGATAATAAAAATGCAAATGGTATAGCAGAAGAAAAAACAAATAAACATACTAGAGAACGTTTAGATGAAATAGTAAATGACTATAATAAAACATTTGGAACTAATCATAATCTAAATAAAGATAATGGTTTTAATGCTTATTTTGTAGATCTTTCTAAAAAAGTTAAAGAGAAAAAAATAGATATCCTTCTAGTTGTAAATATGTTTTTAACTGGATTTGATAGTCCACGTTCAAATACTCTATATGTTGATAAAAATTTAAAATATCATAACTTAATTCAAGCTTTTTCAAGAACAAATAGATTACTTAACGAAACAAAAAGTTATGGAAATATAGTTTGTTTTAGAAATTTAAAGAAAAATACAGATGAAGCAATAGAGCTGTATTCTAATCTTGATGCAAAAGAAACTGTCTTAATGAAAGACTACAGAGAGTATGTTAAAGATTTCAATAAGTATGTAGATGATTTAATAACTCTTGCTCCTGATGTTAATGATATAAACGATTTAAATTCTGAAGATGATAAATATAGATTTATTGAAATATATAGAAATCTTTTAAGAGTTTTAAATAAACTTACTACTTTTAGTAAATTTTCATATGATGATCTTAATATGACTGAACAAACATTCAATGACTATAAAAGTAAATATCTTGATCTTCATTATGAAGTAAATAAACAAAAAGAAAAAGTTAGTATCTTAAATGATATCGATTTTGAAATTGAATTAACAAGAAAAGATTATGTTAATGTTTCATATATAATTTCACTTATTAAAAATTTAAATTCTGAAGATGAAGGATTCTTAAAAGATAAAGAATTTATTCTTAAAACTATTGAAAGCAATCCTGAATTAAGAAGTAAAAAAGAATTAATAGAACAATTCATTGAAGAAAATAGAGTAAATATAGTTGCAGGTAATAAATTTGACATAGAAGAAAAATTAAAATTATTTTTACAAAAAGAAAAAGAAAGACAAATTTCAGAGTTTATAGCTTTAGAAAATTTAAGAGAAGAATCAGCAAAGAAAATTATATCTGATTATGAATTTAGTAGTAAATTCAATGTTGGTGAAATAAAAAAATCTTTCCTTGGAAAGGTTGGATTAAAAGAAAAAAGAGAAAAAATAAATAACGTTAAACATAAAATAGAAGAAATAATGAATACATTCAATTGGTAA
- a CDS encoding type I restriction-modification system subunit M, translating to MSEHKQELEKKLWAIANELRGSMGADEFRDYILGLIFYKFLSEKIEKAAAEELKDENLTFLEAVSDEETKKELSELVIDELGYFIEPKYLFHNLASRARQKEFIIEDLGKGLKYIEESALGHESEEDFTGLFVDIDLNSPRLGKNSDEKNKLISEVIKHLADINFMYEDTEIDVLGDAYEYLIGEFASGAGKKAGEFYTPQQVSKILAKLVTVNKNKIKSAYDPTCGSGSLLLRISKEAEVADFYGQEKNNTTYNLARMNMILHNVNFNNFNIMQGDTLEDPQHLNKRFEAVVANPPFSAKWSANQTFLSDERFADYGKLAPKTKADFAFVQHMLYQLDDNGTMATVLPHGVLFRGAAEGVIRKYLIKDKNYLDAVIGLPANIFYGTSIPTCILVLKKQRTNPDDILFIDASNLFEKQKNQNILKDEHVNKIIETYKNREDMDKFSHKATMKEIIENDYNLNIPRYVDTFEEEEPIDLDMVVNEILKIDEDMKEIDAEIKKYCDELKIKAPLV from the coding sequence ATGTCGGAACATAAACAAGAACTGGAAAAAAAGCTATGGGCAATAGCTAATGAATTAAGAGGAAGTATGGGGGCAGATGAATTTAGAGACTATATTCTAGGTTTAATCTTTTATAAATTCCTTAGTGAAAAAATAGAAAAAGCTGCTGCTGAAGAATTAAAAGATGAAAATTTAACATTTTTAGAAGCAGTTAGCGATGAAGAAACAAAAAAAGAATTATCAGAACTTGTTATAGATGAACTAGGTTATTTCATAGAACCAAAATATTTATTCCATAATCTAGCATCAAGAGCTAGACAAAAAGAATTTATAATAGAAGATCTTGGTAAAGGACTAAAATATATTGAAGAATCTGCTCTTGGGCATGAAAGTGAAGAAGATTTTACTGGTCTATTTGTAGATATTGACTTAAATTCTCCTAGATTAGGAAAAAATTCTGATGAAAAAAATAAATTAATATCAGAAGTTATAAAACATTTAGCTGATATCAACTTTATGTATGAAGATACTGAAATAGATGTACTTGGAGATGCTTATGAATATTTAATCGGAGAATTTGCAAGTGGTGCTGGTAAGAAAGCTGGAGAGTTCTATACTCCTCAACAAGTATCTAAGATTCTTGCTAAATTAGTTACAGTAAATAAAAATAAAATAAAAAGTGCTTATGATCCTACTTGTGGTTCTGGTTCTCTATTACTTAGAATTTCTAAAGAAGCAGAAGTAGCTGATTTTTACGGACAAGAAAAAAACAATACAACTTATAACCTCGCTAGAATGAATATGATATTACATAATGTTAATTTTAATAATTTTAATATTATGCAAGGAGATACCTTAGAAGATCCTCAACATTTAAATAAAAGATTTGAAGCAGTTGTGGCTAATCCACCTTTTTCTGCTAAATGGAGTGCAAATCAAACTTTCTTATCTGATGAAAGATTTGCTGACTATGGAAAATTAGCACCTAAAACAAAGGCTGATTTTGCTTTTGTTCAACATATGCTTTACCAATTAGATGACAATGGTACTATGGCAACTGTACTTCCTCATGGAGTTCTTTTTAGAGGGGCAGCTGAAGGAGTTATTAGAAAATATTTAATTAAAGATAAAAATTATTTAGATGCTGTTATAGGATTACCTGCTAATATATTTTATGGAACATCTATCCCTACATGTATATTAGTATTAAAAAAGCAAAGAACAAATCCAGATGACATCTTATTTATAGATGCTAGCAATCTTTTTGAAAAACAAAAAAATCAAAATATTTTAAAAGACGAGCATGTAAATAAAATAATAGAAACTTACAAAAATAGAGAAGACATGGATAAATTTTCTCATAAGGCTACAATGAAAGAAATAATAGAAAATGATTATAACTTAAATATCCCTAGATATGTGGATACTTTTGAAGAAGAAGAACCTATTGATTTAGATATGGTTGTAAATGAAATCTTAAAAATAGATGAAGATATGAAAGAAATAGATGCAGAAATAAAAAAATATTGTGATGAGCTTAAAATAAAAGCTCCATTAGTGTAG